Proteins from a genomic interval of Halorussus rarus:
- a CDS encoding DUF192 domain-containing protein encodes MRTYAALLVGAMVLLGGCVGGLGGGTTTDAGGEPNSTGTADDRTTTPAPTTTDVERVVNATFVVPNGENAKVSLRVADEAGERRSGLMHRESLANDSGMVFVYPNAQQVSFWMKNTLIPLDMIFVGPDGEVLNVQHARTQPNASTSELETYPSDGKAKYVVELPRGFANRTGVGPGTELVFNGTAPTAE; translated from the coding sequence ATGAGAACGTACGCAGCGCTTCTGGTGGGGGCGATGGTGCTGCTCGGCGGGTGCGTCGGAGGCCTCGGCGGCGGAACGACGACCGACGCCGGCGGAGAGCCGAACTCGACGGGAACGGCCGACGACCGGACGACGACCCCGGCGCCGACGACGACCGACGTCGAGCGGGTCGTCAACGCCACGTTCGTCGTGCCGAACGGCGAGAACGCGAAGGTCAGCCTGCGCGTCGCCGACGAGGCCGGGGAGCGCCGGTCGGGCCTGATGCACCGCGAGTCGCTCGCGAACGACAGCGGGATGGTGTTCGTCTACCCGAACGCCCAGCAGGTGTCGTTCTGGATGAAGAACACCCTGATTCCGCTGGACATGATCTTCGTCGGTCCGGACGGGGAGGTGCTCAACGTCCAGCACGCGAGGACCCAGCCGAACGCGTCGACGAGCGAACTGGAGACCTACCCCAGCGACGGCAAGGCGAAGTACGTCGTCGAGCTCCCGCGCGGGTTCGCCAACCGGACCGGCGTGGGTCCGGGGACCGAACTCGTGTTCAACGGAACGGCGCCGACGGCGGAGTAG
- a CDS encoding DUF456 domain-containing protein — translation MDPFFLVAVAILLGGVAGSVVPLVPGAGLSLVGIYLYWWSTGYAVPGLLALAAFTLVGIAAILADQFGGALAAGAGGASTKTVALASVVSIPLLFVAGPAALVLGVAAVVFAAELYRTRSAGRGARAAAYAAVGVLGSAVVQFVVTLSLLVGFVIVAL, via the coding sequence ATGGACCCGTTCTTCCTGGTCGCCGTGGCGATCCTGCTCGGGGGCGTGGCCGGGAGCGTCGTCCCGCTCGTTCCGGGCGCGGGGCTGTCGCTGGTCGGCATCTACCTCTACTGGTGGTCGACGGGCTACGCCGTACCAGGCCTCCTCGCGCTGGCTGCGTTCACGCTCGTCGGCATCGCGGCCATCCTCGCCGACCAGTTCGGCGGCGCGCTCGCGGCGGGCGCGGGCGGTGCCTCGACGAAGACCGTCGCTCTCGCGTCCGTGGTCAGCATCCCGCTGCTGTTCGTCGCCGGACCTGCCGCGCTGGTCCTCGGGGTCGCGGCCGTGGTGTTCGCCGCCGAACTCTACCGCACGCGGAGCGCCGGGCGGGGCGCCCGGGCGGCCGCCTACGCCGCAGTGGGGGTCCTCGGGTCGGCGGTCGTGCAGTTCGTCGTCACGCTCTCGCTGCTGGTGGGCTTCGTCATCGTCGCGCTCTAA
- a CDS encoding ParA family protein — translation MARSIRACTFLDKGGTGKTTTAAHLGVALAEQGNDVLLIDLAGKQGDLVKHFGRWETVERQIAEDDDWPNISTVFQDQWGAIAEKLGEAAVEGLILETDEGVDLIPAHPGLDGLDAELGNIDDAQDRYSRLDAFLDEYIEPLGYDAVLIDLPGLTNNVSYNGLWAARNVIAPVEMGPFESEQAEALRADLDKIGANFDVDVRLSMVLPNKVDTRTKLAEEYLADFEAAYPEAFVASHVPVSQDIRNAAESGRTAFALEEPSTTARRAREAFLDIAETLTERLERAEPRAAAGGETA, via the coding sequence ATGGCACGCTCCATCCGGGCCTGTACCTTCCTCGACAAGGGCGGTACGGGCAAGACGACCACGGCGGCCCACCTCGGGGTCGCGCTGGCCGAGCAGGGCAACGACGTGCTGCTCATCGACCTCGCGGGCAAGCAGGGCGACCTCGTCAAGCACTTCGGCCGGTGGGAGACCGTCGAGCGCCAGATCGCCGAGGACGACGACTGGCCCAACATCTCCACGGTGTTCCAGGACCAGTGGGGCGCAATCGCCGAGAAGCTTGGCGAGGCCGCGGTCGAGGGGCTCATCCTCGAGACCGACGAGGGCGTCGACCTGATTCCGGCCCACCCGGGCCTCGACGGCCTCGACGCCGAACTGGGCAACATCGACGACGCCCAGGACCGCTACTCCCGGCTCGACGCGTTCCTCGACGAGTACATCGAACCGCTGGGCTACGACGCCGTCCTCATCGACCTGCCGGGGCTGACCAACAACGTCAGCTACAACGGCCTCTGGGCCGCCCGGAACGTCATCGCGCCGGTCGAGATGGGCCCGTTCGAGTCCGAGCAGGCCGAGGCGCTCCGCGCGGACCTCGACAAGATCGGGGCCAACTTCGACGTGGACGTCCGCCTCTCCATGGTGCTGCCGAACAAGGTCGACACCCGGACGAAGCTCGCCGAGGAGTACCTCGCCGACTTCGAGGCGGCCTACCCCGAGGCCTTCGTCGCCTCCCACGTCCCGGTGAGCCAGGACATCCGGAACGCGGCCGAGTCGGGCCGGACCGCGTTCGCGCTCGAGGAGCCCTCGACGACTGCCCGGCGTGCACGCGAAGCGTTCCTCGACATCGCCGAGACGCTGACCGAGCGACTGGAGCGCGCCGAGCCCCGCGCGGCCGCCGGAGGTGAGACCGCGTGA
- a CDS encoding PadR family transcriptional regulator, which yields MYDLTGFQRDLLYVIAGLDEPHGLAIKDELEDYYEKEIHHGRLYPNLDTLVDKGFVEKGQRDRRTNYYTLTRRGTREIEARREWEAQYVDLPQEATA from the coding sequence ATGTACGACCTGACAGGCTTCCAGAGAGATCTGCTGTACGTCATCGCGGGGCTGGACGAACCGCACGGGCTCGCCATCAAGGACGAACTCGAGGACTACTACGAGAAGGAGATCCACCACGGCCGGCTCTACCCGAACCTCGACACCCTCGTCGACAAGGGGTTCGTCGAGAAGGGCCAGCGCGACCGCCGCACCAACTACTACACGCTGACGCGCCGGGGCACTCGCGAGATCGAGGCCCGCCGGGAGTGGGAGGCCCAGTACGTGGACCTTCCGCAGGAAGCGACCGCCTGA
- a CDS encoding minichromosome maintenance protein MCM — MSARSGDLTEKWYEYVYRDETETVRRFVDRYPDERALSVSSERFGHDYRFVRPLLADPDEALRAGKAALSRFLSGEIDRELRDVYLRVSDLPGESEVALADLRAEHLNSLHTMRCVVTDAGPLRPKVVRAAFRCAKCEDVTRHVPQSGREFRTNAKCPRCSSVGYLSFEPEASEYVDAQEVTVRDPDGDDEVPVLLEHDLAGAVSDGDHLRLVGIPRANRTDESAVADTWVESVSMECLTEQNR; from the coding sequence ATGTCAGCGCGAAGCGGCGACCTGACCGAGAAGTGGTACGAGTACGTGTACCGCGACGAGACCGAGACGGTCCGCCGGTTCGTGGACCGCTACCCCGACGAGCGGGCGCTATCGGTGAGCTCCGAGCGGTTCGGCCACGACTACCGGTTCGTCAGGCCGCTGCTCGCGGACCCCGACGAGGCGCTGCGCGCGGGCAAGGCCGCGCTGTCGCGGTTCCTCTCGGGCGAGATCGACCGGGAGCTCCGGGACGTCTACCTCCGGGTCAGCGACCTGCCCGGCGAGAGCGAGGTCGCGCTCGCGGACCTCCGCGCGGAGCACCTCAACAGCCTCCACACGATGCGCTGCGTCGTCACCGACGCGGGGCCGCTCCGCCCCAAGGTCGTGCGCGCGGCGTTCCGGTGCGCGAAGTGCGAGGACGTGACCCGCCACGTCCCCCAGTCCGGCCGGGAGTTCCGGACCAACGCCAAGTGCCCGCGGTGCAGTTCGGTGGGCTACCTCTCCTTCGAGCCCGAAGCCAGCGAGTACGTCGACGCCCAGGAGGTGACGGTCCGCGACCCCGACGGCGACGACGAGGTGCCGGTCCTGCTCGAGCACGACCTCGCTGGCGCGGTGTCGGACGGCGACCATTTGCGCCTCGTTGGCATCCCACGTGCCAATCGGACCGACGAGTCGGCGGTCGCCGACACCTGGGTCGAGTCGGTGAGTATGGAATGCTTAACCGAGCAAAACCGGTAG
- a CDS encoding FAD-binding and (Fe-S)-binding domain-containing protein: MSSPPADGSDFESYRETVGVDAPDDAAHADLAGDLRSACDGDVRFDEYTQILYATDGSIYQARPAGVVFPTDTADVQAAMRVAADHDATVLPRGAGSSLAGQAVGSGCVVLDFTRHMDAILEVDADAKRATVRPGVVQDHLDARLAEDGLKFAPDPASSNRATVGGGIGNNSTGAHSVRYGITDAYVEECEAVLADGTTIRAREVELDGPEWDEIVSGDDREADLYRTVRGLVEDNADEIERRYPELKRSVSGYNLHKCVYVNENGNECVNIAKLLVGAEGTLGVVTEATLSLVSKPDETALALYCFEDLLSAMEAVPVALDFDPSAVELMDDEVFRLARESTEYAEYAEPIPDEAAAALMLEFDSEVRDDLEGAIAETNAEFVHAGAAFDVLEAYDDESQAKLWKLRKAAIPLLMSMEGDPKPYPFIEDASVPPAELAEYVQGFEGVLEAHDTSAAYFAHAGSGTLHVRPVLNLKDAEGVEKMRSIAEDVTSLVLEHHGSFSGEHGDGLARTQFNPKLYGPDLWDAFKRLKTAFDPDWRMNPGKVVYRDSPDDYGPDSDRAVGADIRENLRYGPAYSSLEPATEQDFSDDGGFSHLVELCNGCGTCRQTDSEVMCPSYRGMDDEMATTRGRANMLRAAISGELPPEEMYTERFQKEVLDLCLGCKGCQSDCPTGVDLAKLKAEVKHRYHQREGAGLRERLFAEVDRLAAVGSALAPVSNWLVDLPGSGVVAEKALGIARERDFPEFADQSFAAWFEARGGPRISASEATERVLFVPDTYTNYVYPATGRAAVQVLEAAGVRVEVPDADPSGRPAYSEGFLDVARDRARSNVDLLAPRVRDGWSVVYPEPSDAAMVQDEYRDLLPDSDDVDEVAASAYGVCEYLDTHHAGAVDFEAPDRRLAYHGHCNQKALGTAGHAAAVLSRAGYEVAALDSGCCGMAGSFGYHAEHYDLSQSIGDILRDQIAETDADEVVAPGASCRSQLDTERPTHPVEALAAALPD; the protein is encoded by the coding sequence ATGTCATCTCCCCCCGCGGACGGGTCCGACTTCGAGAGCTACCGGGAGACGGTCGGCGTCGACGCGCCAGACGACGCGGCCCACGCCGACCTCGCCGGGGACCTCCGGTCGGCCTGCGACGGCGATGTCCGGTTCGACGAGTACACGCAGATCCTGTACGCGACCGACGGGAGCATCTACCAGGCCCGACCGGCGGGCGTCGTCTTCCCGACCGATACGGCCGATGTCCAGGCCGCGATGCGGGTGGCGGCCGACCACGACGCGACGGTCCTGCCCCGCGGCGCAGGCTCGTCGCTGGCGGGTCAGGCCGTCGGCTCCGGGTGCGTCGTGCTCGACTTCACCCGGCACATGGACGCGATTCTCGAGGTGGACGCCGACGCCAAGCGAGCGACGGTCCGCCCCGGCGTCGTCCAGGACCACCTCGACGCCCGGCTCGCCGAGGACGGCCTGAAGTTCGCGCCCGACCCGGCGTCGTCGAACCGGGCGACCGTCGGCGGCGGCATCGGCAACAACTCGACCGGCGCCCACTCGGTCCGGTACGGTATCACCGACGCGTACGTCGAGGAGTGCGAGGCGGTGCTGGCCGACGGGACGACGATTCGCGCACGCGAGGTCGAGCTCGACGGGCCCGAGTGGGACGAGATCGTGTCGGGCGACGACCGCGAGGCCGACCTCTACCGGACCGTCCGCGGCCTGGTCGAGGACAACGCCGACGAGATCGAGCGCCGGTATCCCGAGCTCAAGCGGTCGGTGTCGGGGTACAACCTCCACAAGTGCGTGTACGTAAACGAAAACGGAAACGAATGCGTAAACATCGCCAAGCTGCTGGTCGGCGCCGAGGGGACGCTGGGCGTCGTGACCGAAGCGACCCTCTCGCTGGTGTCGAAGCCCGACGAGACCGCCCTGGCGCTGTACTGCTTCGAGGACCTGTTGTCGGCGATGGAGGCCGTCCCGGTCGCGCTCGACTTCGATCCGAGCGCGGTCGAACTGATGGACGACGAGGTGTTCCGGCTCGCCCGGGAGTCGACCGAGTACGCCGAGTACGCCGAACCCATCCCCGACGAGGCGGCGGCCGCCCTGATGCTGGAGTTCGACTCGGAGGTCCGCGACGACCTCGAAGGGGCTATCGCCGAGACCAACGCCGAGTTCGTCCACGCGGGCGCGGCGTTCGACGTGCTGGAGGCCTACGACGACGAGTCCCAGGCGAAGCTCTGGAAGCTCCGGAAGGCCGCCATCCCGCTGCTGATGAGCATGGAGGGCGACCCCAAGCCCTACCCGTTCATCGAGGACGCCTCGGTCCCGCCCGCGGAGCTCGCCGAGTACGTCCAGGGGTTCGAGGGCGTGTTGGAGGCCCACGACACCTCGGCGGCGTACTTCGCCCACGCCGGCAGCGGCACCCTCCACGTCCGGCCGGTGCTGAACCTCAAGGACGCCGAAGGAGTCGAAAAGATGCGTTCCATCGCCGAGGACGTCACCTCGCTCGTGCTCGAACACCACGGGTCGTTCTCGGGCGAGCACGGCGACGGCCTCGCCCGGACCCAGTTCAACCCGAAGCTCTACGGCCCCGACCTCTGGGACGCCTTCAAGCGGCTCAAGACCGCGTTCGACCCCGACTGGCGCATGAACCCCGGCAAGGTCGTCTACCGGGACTCGCCGGACGACTACGGACCGGACTCCGATAGGGCCGTCGGCGCGGACATCCGGGAGAACCTGCGGTACGGCCCGGCCTACTCGTCGCTCGAACCCGCGACCGAGCAGGACTTCTCGGACGACGGGGGCTTCTCGCACCTCGTCGAGCTCTGCAACGGCTGCGGCACCTGCCGCCAGACCGATTCGGAGGTGATGTGTCCCTCCTACCGCGGGATGGACGACGAGATGGCGACCACCCGCGGCCGGGCCAACATGCTCCGGGCGGCCATCTCGGGCGAGCTCCCGCCCGAGGAGATGTACACCGAGCGCTTCCAGAAGGAGGTGCTCGACCTCTGTCTCGGCTGCAAGGGCTGTCAGAGCGACTGCCCGACGGGCGTCGACCTCGCGAAACTGAAGGCCGAAGTCAAGCATCGGTACCACCAGCGCGAGGGCGCGGGCCTCCGCGAGCGACTGTTCGCGGAGGTCGACCGGCTCGCGGCCGTGGGGTCGGCGCTCGCGCCCGTCTCGAACTGGCTGGTCGACCTGCCCGGCTCCGGCGTCGTCGCCGAGAAGGCGCTGGGCATCGCCCGCGAGCGGGACTTCCCCGAGTTCGCCGACCAGTCGTTCGCGGCGTGGTTCGAGGCCCGGGGCGGCCCCCGGATCTCCGCTTCCGAGGCGACCGAGCGCGTCCTGTTCGTTCCCGACACCTACACCAACTACGTCTACCCCGCGACCGGCCGGGCCGCGGTCCAGGTGCTCGAAGCCGCCGGCGTCAGGGTGGAGGTGCCCGACGCCGACCCGAGCGGCCGGCCGGCGTACTCCGAGGGGTTTCTCGACGTCGCCCGCGACCGCGCCCGGTCGAACGTCGACCTGCTGGCGCCCCGGGTCCGCGACGGCTGGTCGGTCGTCTACCCCGAACCGTCCGACGCCGCGATGGTCCAGGACGAGTACCGCGACCTGCTCCCGGACTCGGACGACGTCGACGAGGTCGCCGCCAGCGCCTACGGCGTCTGCGAGTACCTCGACACGCACCACGCCGGCGCGGTCGACTTCGAGGCGCCCGACCGCCGGCTGGCCTACCACGGCCACTGCAATCAGAAGGCGCTGGGTACCGCCGGCCACGCCGCCGCGGTGCTCTCCCGGGCGGGCTACGAGGTGGCCGCGCTCGACTCGGGCTGCTGCGGGATGGCCGGGTCGTTCGGCTACCACGCCGAGCACTACGACCTCTCGCAGTCCATCGGCGACATCCTGCGCGATCAGATCGCCGAGACCGACGCCGACGAGGTGGTCGCGCCCGGGGCGTCCTGCCGGTCGCAGCTCGACACCGAGCGACCGACCCACCCGGTCGAGGCGCTGGCCGCGGCGCTCCCTGACTGA